In Deltaproteobacteria bacterium PRO3, a single window of DNA contains:
- a CDS encoding serine/threonine protein kinase, protein MDKSDLTRVEKILPGTAEEGSAEEAQILRQRLRLFFAIGLIASLIAAVADALGYKRFEDIEWAGLIAYYSYILWAFPAISLLGIALLSLRRWSVHGLHWIDFSFVTGYIFLITFSSSVYSPTAPRVFAYSILLFAHAAIIPSRVWVQTLLGATISLGYPLGLWLVHDHYPEVRALWTARGGEEAFRSFVVTRFLDVFLLSAISVLVTKTLYHFRTKLSRAQALGNYILKGELGSGGMGKVYRAKHAFLARPTAVKVLAPRHEDPKTALARFQQEVKLCCQLTHPNTITIFDFGEGANHTFFYAMELLQGMDLQRMVEKFGPLPLNRTLFLLQQICGSLAEAHAMGIVHRDIKPSNIFLARRGGLYDFVKVLDFGLAQELRKPAREASRNGAVFSGTPRYTAPECLRCNAKIDARADIYMLGSLSYWLLTGHSPFEEDSEEALMKDHLVKTAAPPSEILGAALPKEMDELILRCLEKDPEHRFQDIGDLLRALRKVPLGAPWSFEAAEAWWRENLPEYCTAEKIPT, encoded by the coding sequence TTGGACAAATCGGATCTCACCCGGGTCGAAAAGATCCTCCCTGGCACCGCCGAGGAGGGCAGCGCCGAGGAGGCCCAGATCCTGCGGCAGCGCCTGCGGCTCTTCTTCGCCATCGGCCTGATCGCCTCGTTGATCGCCGCGGTCGCCGACGCCCTCGGCTACAAGCGCTTCGAGGACATCGAGTGGGCCGGGCTCATCGCCTACTATTCCTACATCCTCTGGGCCTTCCCCGCGATCAGCCTGTTGGGCATCGCGCTCCTCTCGCTGCGCCGCTGGTCGGTGCACGGCCTGCACTGGATCGACTTCTCCTTCGTCACGGGCTACATCTTCCTCATCACCTTCAGCTCTTCGGTCTACTCGCCCACGGCCCCGCGGGTCTTCGCCTACTCCATCCTGCTCTTCGCCCACGCGGCGATCATCCCCTCGCGGGTCTGGGTGCAGACTCTGCTCGGTGCGACGATCAGCCTCGGCTATCCCTTGGGGCTGTGGCTGGTGCACGATCACTACCCGGAGGTGCGCGCCCTGTGGACCGCGCGGGGCGGGGAGGAGGCCTTCCGCTCCTTCGTCGTCACGCGCTTCCTCGACGTCTTCCTGCTCTCGGCGATCTCGGTCTTGGTCACCAAGACCCTCTACCACTTTCGGACGAAGCTCAGCCGTGCCCAGGCCCTGGGCAATTACATCCTCAAGGGCGAGCTGGGGAGCGGCGGCATGGGGAAGGTGTATCGCGCGAAGCACGCCTTTCTGGCGCGCCCCACGGCGGTCAAGGTCTTGGCGCCGCGGCACGAGGACCCGAAGACGGCCCTGGCCCGGTTCCAGCAAGAGGTGAAGCTCTGCTGCCAGCTCACCCACCCGAACACGATCACGATCTTCGACTTCGGCGAGGGCGCCAACCATACCTTCTTCTACGCGATGGAGCTGCTGCAGGGCATGGACCTGCAGCGCATGGTCGAAAAATTCGGACCCTTGCCCTTAAACCGCACGCTCTTCCTGCTGCAGCAGATCTGCGGCTCCTTGGCCGAGGCGCACGCCATGGGCATTGTCCACCGCGATATCAAGCCCTCCAACATCTTTCTTGCCCGGCGCGGCGGGCTCTACGATTTCGTCAAGGTGCTGGACTTCGGGCTCGCGCAAGAGCTGCGCAAACCGGCGCGGGAGGCCTCGCGAAACGGCGCGGTGTTCTCCGGGACCCCGCGCTATACGGCGCCCGAATGCCTGAGATGCAACGCCAAGATCGACGCGCGCGCCGACATCTATATGCTGGGCAGCTTGAGCTATTGGCTGCTGACGGGCCATTCGCCCTTCGAGGAGGATTCGGAAGAGGCCTTGATGAAGGACCACTTGGTCAAGACGGCGGCGCCTCCCTCTGAGATCCTGGGCGCGGCCCTCCCCAAGGAAATGGACGAGCTCATCTTGAGATGCCTGGAGAAAGATCCGGAGCATCGCTTCCAGGACATCGGCGATTTATTGCGGGCCCTGCGGAAGGTCCCGTTGGGCGCGCCCTGGTCCTTCGAGGCGGCCGAGGCCTGGTGGCGGGAGAACCTTCCGGAATATTGCACCGCGGAAAAGATTCCGACTTGA
- a CDS encoding HdeD family acid-resistance protein, whose protein sequence is MASYSRLADFAGIRSKWGWFLALGILMVILGTLALGSNFLFTIASVMFFGYLLLASGILQVFGAFWSRGWGVFFLYLMIGILNLIVGWLLLTRPEAGAITITLVMAIFFIVGGLYRTIASVGMKFPNWGWACFGGLITLALGILLWQGWPATGLWFIGLYVGIDLIFHGWSWVMFALNARKLESAAV, encoded by the coding sequence ATGGCGTCTTATTCGCGGCTCGCGGACTTCGCGGGCATCCGCAGCAAGTGGGGCTGGTTTCTGGCCCTCGGCATCCTCATGGTGATCCTGGGCACCCTCGCGCTGGGATCCAATTTCCTCTTCACCATCGCCTCGGTCATGTTCTTCGGATACCTGCTGCTCGCCAGCGGCATCCTCCAGGTCTTCGGGGCCTTCTGGTCGCGGGGCTGGGGCGTCTTTTTTCTCTACCTCATGATCGGCATCCTCAACCTGATCGTCGGCTGGCTTTTGCTGACCCGGCCCGAGGCGGGGGCGATCACCATCACCTTGGTGATGGCGATCTTCTTCATCGTCGGCGGGCTCTACCGCACCATCGCTTCGGTCGGGATGAAGTTTCCCAACTGGGGCTGGGCCTGCTTCGGCGGCCTGATCACGCTGGCCTTGGGGATCCTGCTTTGGCAGGGCTGGCCCGCGACGGGCCTTTGGTTCATCGGCCTCTACGTCGGCATCGACCTGATCTTCCACGGTTGGTCCTGGGTGATGTTTGCGCTCAACGCGCGGAAGCTCGAATCCGCCGCCGTTTAG
- a CDS encoding efflux RND transporter periplasmic adaptor subunit → MSKHLSGGSWVFNLFLLLIPLALGACGDKASPGAAPSAPTVQVTPVARRNIPQYVEYVGQTEAPVSVEIRARVEGFIQEVAFVEGSNVKEGDLLFVIDPKPYEEKLARAKGKLAETQAGYLRAKSDVERFRPLAKMQAIPQRDFDDAVALEKAAQAQVDAAQADVRSAELDLGYTKISAPVSGRIGSTSARVGSLVGKGEPTLLATISNTDRMWVSFGISEVEYLNFQKRRQERPQEAQDFKIELLLADGSVHPHPGMVNFADRSIDPKTGTLRVRVEFPNPEGVLRPGQFGRVRVLLGEQTDALVVPISAVQEVQGTYSVFVVGADQKASFRPVKPGLKFDDLWIIEEGLQVGERVVVEGLQKVKDGMTVVAQELPLISK, encoded by the coding sequence ATGTCCAAACACCTCTCCGGCGGCAGCTGGGTCTTTAATCTTTTTCTGCTCCTCATTCCTTTGGCCCTCGGCGCCTGCGGCGACAAGGCCTCGCCCGGCGCCGCACCCTCCGCGCCCACCGTCCAGGTGACCCCCGTCGCCCGCCGTAACATCCCGCAATACGTCGAATACGTCGGACAGACCGAGGCCCCGGTGAGCGTCGAGATCCGCGCGCGGGTCGAGGGCTTCATCCAAGAGGTGGCCTTCGTCGAGGGCTCCAACGTCAAGGAGGGCGACCTGCTCTTCGTCATCGACCCCAAGCCCTACGAGGAGAAGTTGGCGCGCGCCAAGGGCAAGCTCGCCGAGACCCAGGCGGGCTATCTGCGCGCCAAATCCGACGTTGAGCGCTTCCGTCCGCTCGCCAAGATGCAGGCCATCCCCCAGCGCGATTTTGACGACGCGGTCGCTCTCGAAAAGGCCGCCCAGGCCCAGGTCGACGCCGCCCAGGCCGACGTGCGCTCGGCCGAGTTGGATCTGGGCTACACCAAGATCTCCGCCCCGGTGAGCGGGCGCATCGGCTCGACCAGCGCCCGCGTCGGCAGCCTGGTGGGCAAGGGCGAGCCGACCCTGCTCGCGACCATCTCCAACACCGACCGCATGTGGGTGAGCTTCGGGATCAGCGAGGTCGAGTACCTCAATTTCCAAAAGCGCCGCCAGGAGCGGCCGCAGGAGGCGCAGGACTTCAAGATCGAGCTGCTTTTGGCCGACGGCTCGGTGCATCCCCACCCCGGCATGGTCAACTTCGCCGACCGGAGCATCGATCCCAAGACCGGCACGCTTCGGGTGCGGGTGGAGTTCCCCAACCCGGAGGGCGTCCTGCGTCCCGGGCAATTCGGCCGCGTGCGGGTCCTGCTCGGCGAGCAGACCGACGCCTTGGTGGTGCCGATCTCGGCGGTGCAGGAGGTGCAGGGGACCTATTCGGTCTTCGTCGTGGGCGCGGACCAGAAGGCGTCGTTTCGTCCGGTCAAGCCCGGGTTGAAATTCGACGACCTCTGGATCATCGAAGAGGGCCTGCAGGTC
- a CDS encoding type II toxin-antitoxin system VapC family toxin: MRAASVNNWLFDTSVYISLFREGKSPWSALEDPSRNIFLSSVVTQELYAGALDAFSIRALDRLVRSFQDMDRVLTPDRGDWVVCGKTLALIGKAHGFETVKRSRLVNDVLIALSAQRANATLVTAHQKDFDLIEEFIAFSHVPPA, translated from the coding sequence ATCAGAGCCGCTTCCGTGAATAATTGGCTCTTCGATACCTCCGTTTATATTTCCCTGTTTCGGGAGGGAAAGTCTCCTTGGTCCGCGCTCGAAGATCCGTCTCGCAATATTTTTCTGAGTTCCGTCGTCACCCAAGAGCTCTATGCAGGCGCCTTGGATGCCTTTTCCATTCGGGCCTTGGATCGGTTAGTGCGTTCCTTTCAAGATATGGATCGAGTGTTGACGCCCGATCGAGGGGATTGGGTCGTTTGCGGCAAGACGCTTGCGCTCATTGGAAAAGCTCATGGTTTTGAGACCGTCAAACGCAGTCGTTTGGTCAACGATGTTTTGATCGCTTTGTCGGCGCAACGAGCGAACGCGACCCTGGTCACCGCTCATCAAAAAGACTTCGATCTGATCGAGGAATTTATCGCGTTTTCCCATGTGCCCCCGGCGTAA